The sequence gtttagctatacaactcataaaaatatgtacattttactagcatttattaaaaTTTCACCTGAAGCCGAAGCAAACCAATGTTAAACTAACTGTTAGATTGTtccccagcaccttcgtgtgtactaagcgcctctaaaattaattatcgtgttgctgttgtttaagacttTTGGAGCCTTATAACAGCTTTtatgacttcacaaccatcttcaaaggccaaaatggcaaaaatcatcagtgagacactactaagaggtgattatttgctgcttcaagatgcagcaactagcaagagaatctggatctccccaaccgcctacaacttagcctgtttgtgcccctccccttgctggctcctggatccgcccctgtgttgGATCGATGTTGGTGACTTTACAGCGGTCGCGAAGTATTTTAATATATGGTGCTGCGTTGTGTATGCTGTCCGTTTGGGTACTGTGGGTATTGTACTCCAGTGATGTTTCGTTGCGGACCGTTCACTCCCAGGATTCACACATTTTGGTCGCATTCCAGCAGGGAGTATTACAGACAAGCGCTCCACTAGACAGCACAAGTGGTTTGATTAGTGAGCCACAGCAAAGTGTTGATAAATCAATCGCAAGCCGTGAACTTGGTGTATTTCTCGAAACTCTTCGGAGCAAAGGTATACAGAAGAATGGTCCTGAGTATGACATTCGGTATGAAGTTTTACGCAATTATTCTGAAACTCAAATTGGCAACTTTGTCGCTGACTTTGGGGTACCCAGCTTGAATTCTACACCGTTCAACCGGCAATTAGTGATTTGTGCCGGTCTAACATTAGCAAAGCAGTTTGTAAACATAACAAATGATGGAAATGTGGTTATGCCTAAACACTTTCAGAAATGTAAGAGTATGAGTTTTCAGAAGAATCGTAAAACTGTTGCATTACTCAGCTTCCCTGGATCAGGTAACTCATGGGTGCGACAACTACTAGAGACCACTACTGGAATTTATACTGGTACCTACAAGGATTGTGATATTAGTTATATCACTAATGGAATGATTGGAGAAGGAGTTTATACTGATAATGTGATTGCTGTTAAGATACATTTTGTAACTAAAGGCGAATTGCCTTGGTTTCGTGGTCGTAATATCATTTATGTTGTTAGAAATCCTTTTAATGCTATTCTTGCTGAATGGAAGCGAATGACCTCATTTCTAAAGAATAAAAATCTTGAAGCCCATATTTCTAATAATGCTACATTTGGTAAGTAGTTTTATTACACAAATGTTTTAAGTAGTTTCTCATACAGTACCCTAAGGTCATCATTATTATGTtacttgtttcccatcacctaatggaacaaaaactgatgTGGGTGGGAGGTAATTATTGATTCTTAATTATACAgttatttcagtctctgactgctctagtagagtATCTCGGATCTTGAAAGCTGCCAGGACTGCACCCTATTGAACAAGAGTGGAGGCACTTCCACCATAATTCTGCTATGTTTATACACAGCTAATACATTTACCTTAAAATCCTTGGTTACTCTGTGCCTCCTTCTATCACAAAATAGTACATTCatgtgatctataatcaaataacTAAAATGTGGTGCGGCTGTCTAAAAAGTGGTAAGggcggtgacgggaaacaaggaatttaatagTGATGGCTTAATGTGCTTTCACAGTGCTTCTATAGTTAAACACCACATACCATCATCTTCGTATATGTTGAGTAGGAGGTGTTAGAATGGGAAACCAAGTCCGAGTTGAAGTTTTATTGTGTCATTCTAATACGTACCTTCTATAAAGCGTTTATACCTTGAAGTCACTGGTATTGGTATCTAACTGTCTTAGAAAATGGTCAGCCAGCATTAAAACAGATGTTGTAACTATGCCTTGTGGACTGCTTTGCCAAGTCTGTGAAGAGTTTATGAAAGGctgcatatgtgactgaatttgacaaaacaaggcttcgacgcacaaagctttgttaggagatatggcgattttaaggaatcattgtgtaataacttcccagtgcctacagctgtgcaaacaaaatttgcaccaattgttcatctgttcactagctatcactgagtgggtgtatacatttctgatacccaaaatttgccctgttttgagcagcttttttcgagcgggtaataatatcacagatggtagtaatagggtgggagggtgggggtggacggtggtcttaatatacgggtataaaatggagtaagaagacgattggaatccagagaccaagtttgggctctccatggccctccatggccctcaaattactccaaattgactaagaacactattggcgagctctctgtgaagtcccagctcactacacaccattatcacaaagccatggccatttaatggtgccaatctcacattcatggctttgacagggtcggaagaaagctgctacagaaaccagacttgtcagtgctgaaggaagtacagtgtgaaatatgatagtgtattagaccagcactccatttctggtaaaatcgtaagtttgattttgtgtgtgtggaagccttgttatgtgaaatccggtcacatatggtaaaCTGTGCTTGAAAATTTACATGTCTTCTGAAGAGCCAGATGTTTAACTGGTGTTATCCTTTAGTGGCATCAATAATTATTGCATAAAAGAAACACGTCAAAAATTAGCCAAAGTGAGTTTTTTTCTTTGTTGGTGAACCAGATGAGTATCCTCATAAGTGGATTGATTCACCTTGCTCGTGTAGAAGAAGTGAAAGCAGGGTCTGTTCCTATTACTAAATCTGTTTTATTGAGGAGAGTAATACATCGATCTTAGTTTAATGCAGTGAAACATCATTGTTCCGTGTATACAAAATACGTACAGTAcatgacaagtctggtgaagttgtataCACCAAAccacaacttattaatttcatccACAAAACTCAAGTGctttaacaaaacaaaaaacCATCCTGCAAGATTATGCCAGAAAGGTCCTTTTTATTGCAAGAAAAACTCTTGCAGGAAAAAGTCCAAAGTATTCTTGCAGGATTGTGCAGGAAAGGGTCCTTTTATTGCAAGATCTTGCATTTTTCTTTTTGCAAGATGGTTTCTTGCCTTCATTGAACCCCAGcagtttttaaattttgtattgggactattgagggtcacgtgaaataccaaatatagCAATGCGGTATATTTAGGTGGTGCTGAAAGTGTGTCCAATCTCCTATGCAGCACAACACAGTAATTCCTTGCTATACAATGCCCCCCGTACTTTTCTTACCATAGTTGAGGACATAATACAAACTCCATACTAATCTAGAATGTAATTACACaggtgggaaaatcccaatgTTACCCTCTATCAAAGTTGTAAAACTTTGTGTCATTCCACATGTTGAGGTGTAGATAGAAATCTGCCTGAACTAAGTTCTTAACTgcttgttttacagtatctgaaTGTGTACTTTAGCCAAGTAAGACTCTTTCCTTTGTCACTGCACAAACCCAAATACATCACTCAAAATATACTCTATATCAAAGAATTAGACAAAGAAAAATTGCATTAACTAAAGTATGAGAAAGTTATGATGCCTTGTTTAAAGGACGGTGTAATTTTATAATGGGCAAAACCTATGTTGAATCCAGGAATATGCTTTGTCATACTACACAGTTctaattaaaaatcaccataCAATTCAGAGGCTTATTCCATGTTCATGAGATTATGGAATTACCATTTAAGTGTCTTCATGGTCCAAGGGTTGAAAGGCAGGTTGTATTATGTATGTAACTGTGGTAACTGCTGGTTTTAACATTTTGAACTGGATTACCAATAAGTGCTAGCAACTACATGGCCCCTTGATAGTAACTACCCCTTGCATGGTCAGTTGCCCAGCTGTATGTCTGACACcattttttaaagttttgtatACAATGTAGTGAACAAGTACATGTAGGGAAATGACAAAGATCACAAAAAGTACAAATTTACTGTACTTTCACCATAAAATTGCTGGTATACAACTGGACCACTCTTTTTGGGTACAGTAACATAATGACAGGGCTGGTCACTCGGAACAGCTACTTATATAAAGCATCTTGTTGTTGAATGTTGAAAGAATGGCATACTACAAATGTTTAAACAACTCCATATACAGTGAATCATGCATCTGATTGTTTGGTAGGTCAGAGTAGCTCTTAtaaggcatgtccacacgacAAAAATAATGCGAATTGAATCCGCATTGATTCGAATTATTCGCGTCCACACGGAATGCGCATTAGGGTGATTCGAATTGAAAGTGGATTACACGAATCCACCTCCACAGGTGGTTTGAATACGAATTGGCTGCGAATCGGGATTAGATACGTCATAATAATGCAGCACGTGAGGGCTTGACACGTTTGCGCGTGACCTTTGTAAACAACACAGGACAGAAATACAGAAGCGCTCGGTGTGATAAAAGCGCAGGGACGTATGGAAGCAGTGTTTCATCATCGCAATTAGCCCTTAGAGTTTGAAAGAACAACGGTCCCATACCCATCACGCATCATCAGCAGTTTTTCGTATTCTATTCGTAGAAATCCTTCTGGTACGTTATAAACAAAAGTATAAGCGTTACTACGAGCTATTCCTTTCAGTCTATCGTTAAACTCACTGTTCTCTTGGTTGGCGCAAATGAGTGTTTTCTCAACCGTTTAATTATCCGTTTATCACACCAGTAAATTCAATAATGCGCATTACGCGATAATGCGTGTGGACACGTTCAATTCGGATTCAATACGCATTGCCTGAATTTGTTTTGCATCCGGTTCCTAATTCGATTTCGTGTGGACATGCCTATAGTGTCTCGATCTTGAAAAGTGGAGTAGCTAAGGTCCCtctacagtaccgctcaaatgtaacgtcgcaCACGCTGACAGCGAGTGATTACAAAACTTGTTAATTAAAGGGAGTGGAAGCCATTTCCTtcgcaagtattcatcccatacgAAACGGGATGAATAGTTGCGaaggaaatgggtgccacaccttTTAATTAGCGAATTTTTAAATCACTCTCAGTCGTGTGGTGCAAGCAAGTGCGATGTTATGTTTGAGCGGTACCGTATATACAATAAAGGTGGAGGATTTATAGTACTCCCTTACACTACACGTATAGACAAAGTTCACTATTTTGAATGTAAATTTAGTCATGAAGGTCACTAAAAGGTCAGCTCATACCACAGGCCTACACTGTTATATATAGCACTACACTAGTGCTATAGCTGTTATATAAAATTGCTCAACCAAttactaatagaacacacactattACATgattactctaattgagcagttagTTTTGGCTAGGTAAATAAGGTAACATTGTCATTCATAAACACAAATTCAAATGCAAGTGGGTGATGATGTGGTGGTGTCTGTCTATTATCTTGTGCAACACAAGAGTGTGTGCATATGCACAACAATACGCACTAGTATTAAGGAATCATAAAAGTGCttaaaataattgtaattaaACTGggtgtgcgcctggtttactgaaattgtccGAAAAATGCGTGtctatgtatatatgcatgcatgcatgtatgtatatatgtatgtaatagttgtaacacgggcatgagggttttgcctggtatatatgcccgactgcccgagggcatacatatcaggcaaagcccgaatgccccatgttacagctaatatgtaacacttattaggctgatagcctgtacaaggcgatcaatcacccaagcaatatgagtgcagccactggatgtgttatatatgcatacctaacattttcgattatgggttgGCAGCTAGTATGTTTTGGTTACATTCGGTTGTGATAAACAGACAtttcctagagatatcacggagaattttggttacacgagtttaatgttttaatcagtgctattgaatcgtttacgGGAAAAGTAcggagtttactaaaggcctagacaggtaagcttgcttgtagagtggttactctgtgcagagtggtagcttcgttgATGGGAACGTGTCCATATTCaaaataagctatagcactagtttttaCCTTAACCCAActtttttcaactcgtaggatggtgaggataacaaaacgctctctgtctgagtggttttcatggtgaaatccaagttg comes from Dysidea avara chromosome 4, odDysAvar1.4, whole genome shotgun sequence and encodes:
- the LOC136252389 gene encoding WSCD family member GA21586-like — its product is MLVTLQRSRSILIYGAALCMLSVWVLWVLYSSDVSLRTVHSQDSHILVAFQQGVLQTSAPLDSTSGLISEPQQSVDKSIASRELGVFLETLRSKGIQKNGPEYDIRYEVLRNYSETQIGNFVADFGVPSLNSTPFNRQLVICAGLTLAKQFVNITNDGNVVMPKHFQKCKSMSFQKNRKTVALLSFPGSGNSWVRQLLETTTGIYTGTYKDCDISYITNGMIGEGVYTDNVIAVKIHFVTKGELPWFRGRNIIYVVRNPFNAILAEWKRMTSFLKNKNLEAHISNNATFGKQWNVLVDGYSKRWRAHVEQFLASAKTPILVVKYENLLTDLHTELKRMMEFMKFPYTEDDLQCTIKSTIEGFHRKHKGNVTDPYTPELRKLVSTQIQLANRILRLYNISY